A window of Trichoderma atroviride chromosome 3, complete sequence contains these coding sequences:
- a CDS encoding uncharacterized protein (BUSCO:EOG092D10UA), with the protein MVKRKVAALEKIDADFASLQYKIRRDPKSYKDDFMKQWGQYEAQREIFFMSPTTVAADSVESFHNMIDLIAHVADCYPEETRTFPDDLKTIVSENHETLHPELREKVVGSLVLLRRKEVIDSAALLTTLFPILVSSRSKSMRAMLFQKILNDLRNANSKSTNHPLNRTIQAVLYNLVTADRSSPRAIWAIKLTRELWKRQIWTDAKPVDIMKEACLADNEKVIVGAVRFFLGGDKEREELEDESSDEEIDLAKVRHQITINKKSKKQNQAYKKAVDKVKRQEKKKTKPHPLNFSALHLLHDPQEFAEQLFTKHLQGTKIKLSLDTKLLILQLVTRLVGLHKLTIVPLYSWFIKYLTPKQQSVTSILASLAQGVHNLVPPDALEPLIQKIANEFVSEASASEVAAVGLNAIREVCSRQSLAMTETLLQDLVQYRKSKDKGVMMAAKGLLSLYREVGAEMLKRRDRGKDATMGISHGTMKQRKFGEEEVGGIEGLDLLAKWKEEQRERKLAEKGNDAADDDKDPDADGFNSDEWEVGSEDSSDSGEWINVEHSSDEDEPAPKKRKADGENDEQDKENAQDAAAELERMTKLATTTILTPADLAKLQELRAASSVQKAMGSKFRKQQNKNQNNQDGHADDGLTAENIEAPIRLRKLTKEEKVALAKEGKPDREEHKSTTAIRKSKKEAAGKSTSNKEKQRKKNFLMTLGKAKSKQKRSLVETKKVLRGHVERSTRGGRRRNGT; encoded by the exons ATGGTGAAACGAAAAGTCGCCGCGCTCGAGAAGATCGATGCCGATTT CGCGAGTCTTCAGTACAAAATCCGGCGAGACCCAAA ATCTTACAAGGATGATTTCATGAAGCAATGGGGCCAATATGAAGCCCAGCGCGAAATCTTCTTCATGTCACCGACGACGGTCGCCGCCGACTCGGTCGAGTCTTTCCACAACATGATCGACCTCATTGCGCACGTTGCCGACTGCTATCCCGAAGAGACTCGCACATTCCCGGACGATCTAAAGACCATTGTCTCTGAAAACCATGAGACGCTTCACCCTGAGCTGAGAGAAAAGGTCGTCGGGAgtctggtgctgctgcgacgaAAAGAAGTCATCGACTCGGCTGCTCTGCTGACGACGCTGTTCCCGATCCTCGTGTCCTCGCGAAGCAAGTCGATGCGCGCGATGCTCTTCCAGAAAATCCTCAACGACTTGCGGAATGCAAACTCAAAGTCGACAAACCATCCGCTGAACCGGACGATTCAGGCGGTGCTTTACAACCTCGTCACAGCCGATCGCTCTTCGCCAAGGGCCATTTGGGCCATCAAGTTGACACGCGAGCTGTGGAAGCGACAAATCTGGACGGACGCGAAACCAGTCGACATCATGAAAGAGGCATGCTTGGCCGATAATGAGAAAGTCATTGTCGGGGCTGTACGATTTTTCCTGGGTGGCGACAAGGAGCGTGAGGAGCTCGAGGACGAAAGCAGcgacgaggagattgacTTGGCCAAAGTGAGACATCAAATCACCATCAataaaaaatcaaaaaagCAGAATCAGGCATACAAAAAGGCAGTCGACAAGGTCAagaggcaagaaaagaagaagacaaagccTCACCCGCTCAACTTTTCCGCTCTGCACCTGCTGCACGATCCTCAGGAGTTTGCCGAACAGTTATTCACAAAGCACCTGCAGGGCACCAAGATCAAGCTCTCACTGGATACAAAGCTGCTCATCTTGCAACTAGTCACCAGATTGGTTGGTCTACACAAGCTTACTATTGTGCCGCTCTACTCGTGGTTCATCAAATACCTTACGCCCAAGCAACAGTCCGTCACTTCCATCCTGGCATCTCTAGCACAAGGTGTGCACAACTTGGTGCCCCCTGATGCTCTGGAGCCCCTGATCCAAAAGATTGCCAACGAGTTCGTCTCAGAAGCGTCGGCCTCAGAAGTTGCCGCGGTTGGTCTGAATGCTATTCGTGAAGTCTGCTCCAGACAATCTCTTGCCATGACGGAAACGCTGCTGCAGGATTTGGTTCAGTACCGcaagagcaaagacaagggTGTCATGATGGCTGCCAAGGGTCTCCTGTCACTGTACCGAGAAGTCGGCGCAGAGATGCTCAAGAGGAGAGACCGCGGAAAGGACGCCACCATGGGCATCAGCCACGGCACAATGAAGCAGCGCAAATtcggagaggaagaagtcgGCGGCATCGAAGGCCTGGATCTCCTTGCTAAATGGAAGGAGGAACAGCGAGAGCGGAAGCTCGCTGAAAAGGGCAATGATGCCGCTGATGACGACAAGGATCCAGATGCAGACGGATTCAACTCGGACGAGTGGGAAGTTGGCTCAGAAGACAGCAGCGACTCTGGGGAATGGATCAACGTCGAGCACTCCTCAGACGAAGACGAACCCGCCCCCAAGAAGCGAAAAGCAGACGGCGAAAATGAcgaacaagacaaagaaaacgcacaagacgccgccgccgagctcgAGCGCATGACCAAACTCGCCACCACCACAATCCTCACCCCCGCCGACCTCGCCAAGCTCCAAGAACTccgcgccgcctcctccgTCCAGAAAGCCATGGGCAGCAAGTTCCGAAAACAGCAGAACAAGAACCAGAACAACCAGGACGGCCACGCCGACGACGGCCTCACCGCCGAGAACATCGAGGCGCCCATCCGCCTCCGCAAGCTGaccaaggaggaaaaggtAGCGCTcgccaaggagggcaagccCGATCGCGAGGAGCACAAGAGCACGACGGCCATTCGCAAGTCGAAGAAGGAGGCCGCGGGGAAGAGCACGAGTAAtaaggagaagcagcgcaagaaGAACTTCTTGATGACGCTGGGTAAGGCGAAGAGTAAGCAGAAGAGGAGTTTGgtggagacgaagaaggtGTTGAGGGGCCATGTGGAGAGGAGTACGAGAGGaggaaggaggaggaacGGTACATAG
- a CDS encoding uncharacterized protein (TransMembrane:11 (o31-51i72-91o97-116i167-185o197-217i249-273o285-303i315-333o339-362i374-394o400-423i)), with the protein MGVSTFFKPRSLKANDKSRTRAAELTLRESIFPIALVTILFFLWGFSYGLLDTLNKHFQNTLHIDQARSSGLQAAYFGAYPLASLGHAAWILRHYGFRAVFIWGLFLYAVGAAIAIPCIKAKSFGGFCAAIFIIGNGLGSLETAANPFITVCGPPKYSEIRINISQAFNGIGTVIAPVLGSYVFFNFSDEKALQNVQWVYLAIVVFVLLLATLFFLANIPEITNADMEFQAQEAHGSSDDKPLWKQYRLFHAALAQFCYTGAQVAIASGFINYAVATRPGTSSSLGSKLFAGAQAAFAIGRFSGSGIMRFVKPRWVFLFFISLCIVFICPATTQKGDTGIAMLYVVLFFESVCFPTIVALGMKGLGRHTKRGSGFIVGGVVGGACVPPLTFVAAERQGNGISMVVPLAFFVVAWSYAFCVNFVPAYRDVVDAFSETEVGIQGHTHDEEIAEKIDHEKPMVTNVQ; encoded by the exons ATGGGCGTCTCAACATTCTTCAAGCCCCGGTCGCTCAAGGCCAACGACAAGAGCCGCACAAGGGCTGCGGAGCTCACTCTCAGAGAATCAATCTTTCCCATCGCGCTTGTCACCATTCTGTTTTTCCTCTGGGGATTCAGTTATGGCCTGCTCGATACGCTGAACAAGCATTTCCAGAACACGCTCCATATCGACCAAGCGCGTTCGTCTGGTCTCCAGGCCGCTTACTTTGG CGCGTATCCATTGGCTTCGCTCGGCCATGCCGCCTGGATTCTTCGTCACTATGGTTTCAGGGCCGTCTTCATCTGGGGCCTCTTCCTTTACGCTGTAGGCGCTGCTATCGCCATCCCTTGCATCAAGGCAAAGTCGTTTGGAGGCTTTTGCGCCGCGATTTTCATCAtcggcaatggccttggcTCCCTCGAAACTGCCGCCAATCCCTTCATCACAG TTTGCGGCCCACCAAAGTATTCTGAGATCCGAATCAACATCTCCCAAGCCTTCAACGGAATCGGTACCGTCATTGCCCCCGTCCTTGGCTCGTAcgtcttcttcaatttcAGCGATGAGAAGGCTCTCCAAAACGTACAATGGGTTTACCTGGCCATTGTCGTCTTTGTCCTTCTCCTGGCaaccttgttcttcttggccaataTTCCCGAGATCACAAATGCTG ATATGGAAttccaagcccaagaagctcaCGGCAGCTCAGACGACAAACCACTCTGGAAGCAATACAGACTCTTCCACGCTGCCCTTGCTCAGTTTTGCTACACTGGTGCTCAAGTTGCAATTGCCAGTGGTTTCATCAACTATGCTGTAGCGACCCGACCAGGCACTTCCAGCAGTCTCGGCTCCAAGCTGTTCGCCGGTGCTCAGGCTGCCTTCGCCATTGGCCGATTCTCCGGAAGTGGCATCATGCGCTTCGTGAAGCCACGATGggttttcctcttctttatCAGCCTGtgcatcgtcttcatctgccCGGCCACTACCCAAAAAGGAGACACCGGTATTGCCATGCTCTACGTTGTTCTCTTTTTCGAATCCGTATGCTTCCCTACCATTGTCGCTCTTGGAATGAAGGGTCTCGGCAGACACACCAAGCGTGGTAGTGGCTTCATTGTCGGCGGTGTTGTCGGTGGCGCCTGTGTCCCGCCCTTGACCTTTGTAGCAGCAGAGAGACAGGGCAATGGCATCAGCATGGTCGTTCctctcgccttcttcgtcGTGGCTTGGTCATACGCCTTTTGCGTCAACTTTGTGCCTGCATATCGTGATGTTGTCGATGCCTTTAGCGAGACTGAGGTTGGCATTCAGGGCCACACGCACGATGAGGAGATTGCAGAGAAGATTGATCATGAGAAGCCTATGGTCACCAACGTTCAGTAG
- a CDS encoding uncharacterized protein (TransMembrane:1 (i179-199o)~BUSCO:EOG092D1RUY), with protein MSRNTVQPNGWVAIRLPSEVTRVLQVVPHTTISLGKYGSFPSNLLIERPFHLTYEIQDKLDGESFPRLRVVPGTELNADKLADVSATESADADEVIEPANGEELTLVDESGKVVARSTREVIDESARQTLTMAEIDQLKKEGAAAGKELIAKLMLSHTAIDQKTAYSLAKYKLLKEKKYMRRFTVLPLDVAMLGHWMLFERDGSKVMEMRQEMIGLLGCWADVHFGGLPIDGEQGPHGGRWLAVDDTGGLLVAAMAERMGILHAEPLEGEQATKEAVEDEENPKTQPAGDEADAAVADPSASPKAQRSRPKRPRKDDLDNHYALTNSITLIHANSQPNLSLLRHFDYEHSDPNPPYPYHPLFTNLLPISWLQLLDPESDPTYSEPVPEVDSDVLSSWKTNRRANYHRKRRRWARTRQIVDATLAGGFSGLAIASTMDPISVLRHALPLLAGGAPVAIYSPTIEPLTQLADCFSIGRRGAWVSNPPAEAEGKAAVELENWPGTAEFPINPALLIGAQVQTSRARRWQVLPGRTHPFMTEKGGASGYVFTGWRAIPAEGNITARGKFNNRKKAKTG; from the exons ATGTCCAGAAACACGGTGCAGCCCAATGGATGGGTTGCAATTAGATTGCCAAGCGAAGTGACGCGAGTTCTTCAGGTGGTTCCCCATAC AACAATTTCTCTAGGCAAATACGGCTCATTCCCGAGTAATCTTCTAATTGAACGACCGTTCCACCTCACGTATGAAATCCAAGATAAGCTTGACGGCGAAAGCTTTCCTCGACTCCGAGTCGTTCCCGGCACAGAGCTCAATGCCGATAAGCTCGCCGACGTGAGCGCCACCGAGTCCGCCGATGCAGACGAGGTTATCGAGCCGGCGAATGGGGAGGAGCTCACGCTCGTTGATGAGAGCGGCAAGGTCGTCGCGCGATCTACCCGCGAGGTGATTGACGAATCTGCACGCCAAACGCTCACAATGGCAGAGATCGaccagctgaagaaggagggtGCGGCGGCGGGCAAGGAGCTCATCGCCAAACTCATGCTGTCCCACACGGCAATTGACCAAAAGACGGCATATTCGCTGGCCAAGTATAAGCTGCttaaagagaagaagtacATGCGACGGTTTACTGTCCTTCCTCTTGATGTGGCCATGCTTGGACACTGGATGCTGTTCGAGAGAGACGGAAGCAAGGTCATGGAGATGCGACAAGAAATGATTGGCTTGCTAGGATGTTGGGCCGATGTTCACTTTGGCGGGTTGCCGATTGACGGGGAGCAAGGTCCCCACGGCGGACGATGGCTGGCTGTTGATGACACAGGCGGCCTGCTGgttgcagccatggccgagagGATGGGAATACTGCACGCTGAGCCGTTGGAAGGAGAGCAGGCAACCAAAGAGGCagtcgaagatgaagagaaccCAAAGACACAGCCTGCCGGCGATGAAGCAGAtgcggcggtggcggacCCATCAGCGTCTCCCAAGGCCCAGCGAAGCAGGCCCAAGCGACCGCGAAAAGACGATCTGGATAACCACTATGCTCTCACAAACAGCATCACCCTTATTCACGCCAACTCACAACCCaacctctctctcctccgccACTTTGACTATGAACACAGCGATCCCAACCCCCCATATCCGTATCACCCGCTCTTCACCAACTTGCTACCCATATCCtggctccagctgctggaccCAGAATCCGACCCTACCTACTCCGAGCCCGTACCCGAAGTAGACTCCGACGTCCTCTCTTCCTGGAAGACGAACCGCCGCGCAAACTACCACCGCAAGCGACGGCGATGGGCTCGCACTCGCCAAATCGTCGACGCCACCCTCGCAGGCGGCTTCTCCGGTCTCGCCATAGCAAGCACCATGGATCCCATCTCAGTGCTGCGCCATGCGCTCCCTCTGCTCGCAGGCGGTGCCCCCGTCGCCATCTACTCACCGACTATTGAACCCCTGACGCAACTGGCGGATTGTTTCAGCATTGGCCGACGGGGCGCCTGGGTTTCCAATCCTCCGGCCGAGGCGGAGGGCAAGGCGGCCGTGGAGCTGGAGAATTGGCCGGGCACCGCCGAATTCCCCATCAACCCGGCGCTGCTGATCGGAGCGCAGGTGCAGACGAGCCGGGCGAGGAGATGGCAAGTCTTGCCCGGCCGGACACATCCGTTCATGACGGAGAAGGGCGGGGCGAGCGGTTACGTGTTTACGGGCTGGAGGGCGATTCCGGCGGAGGGTAATATTACGGCCAGAGGCAAATTCAATAATAGgaagaaggcaaagacgGGATAA